A window from Variovorax sp. PBL-E5 encodes these proteins:
- the rpmB gene encoding 50S ribosomal protein L28: protein MARVCEVTGKGPMVGNNVSHANNKTKRRFLPNLQYRRFWVETENRWVRLRVSSAALRLIDKNGIDAVLADMRARGQA, encoded by the coding sequence ATGGCACGCGTATGCGAAGTAACGGGCAAGGGCCCGATGGTCGGAAACAACGTTTCCCACGCCAACAACAAAACCAAGCGCCGGTTCCTGCCGAACCTGCAATACCGTCGTTTCTGGGTCGAGACCGAAAACCGCTGGGTTCGCCTGCGTGTTTCGAGCGCCGCATTGCGGCTGATCGACAAGAACGGCATCGACGCCGTGCTCGCAGACATGCGCGCACGCGG